The Peptococcaceae bacterium 1198_IL3148 genome has a segment encoding these proteins:
- the rplN gene encoding 50S ribosomal protein L14: MIQVETRLNVADNTGAKELLCIRVMGGSTRRYASIGDVIVATVKQATPGGVVKKGDVVKAVVVRTNKEIRRPDGSYIKFDENAAVIIKDDKSPRGTRIFGPVARELREKDYMKIVSLAPEVL, translated from the coding sequence TTGATTCAAGTCGAAACCAGATTAAATGTTGCCGATAACACAGGCGCCAAAGAACTTCTGTGTATTCGTGTAATGGGCGGTTCCACTAGACGTTATGCTAGTATTGGTGATGTGATTGTTGCAACTGTTAAACAGGCTACACCAGGCGGCGTTGTCAAGAAAGGTGACGTTGTGAAAGCGGTTGTAGTACGTACAAATAAAGAAATTCGCAGACCAGACGGGTCATATATCAAGTTCGATGAAAACGCTGCTGTAATCATTAAAGACGATAAAAGTCCCAGGGGCACCCGTATCTTTGGCCCTGTAGCCAGAGAGTTGCGGGAAAAAGATTATATGAAAATTGTTTCTCTGGCTCCCGAGGTTCTGTAA
- the rpsQ gene encoding 30S ribosomal protein S17 produces the protein MPVQERSLRKVRYGKVVSDKMDKTVVVAVESFNRHPIYGKTVRQTKKYKAHDGENTCRIGDEVKIMETRPLSKDKRWRVVEILRRAEQI, from the coding sequence AGCCTGCGTAAGGTTCGCTACGGTAAAGTTGTGAGCGACAAAATGGACAAAACAGTTGTGGTGGCTGTTGAAAGTTTTAACAGACATCCTATCTATGGTAAAACTGTTCGTCAAACTAAAAAATACAAGGCTCATGATGGGGAAAACACATGCCGCATAGGTGACGAAGTTAAAATCATGGAAACTCGTCCGCTGTCCAAAGATAAGAGATGGCGAGTAGTTGAAATCCTCAGAAGAGCTGAGCAGATTTAA
- the rpsH gene encoding 30S ribosomal protein S8 → MVMTDPIADFLTRIRNANMVNKGVVEAPASKVKKAIADILKQEGYIKDYEVIEDGKQGIVRVYMKYAGDKQKVITGIKKISKPGLRVYARKDNIPKVLSGLGIAIISTSKGIITDKKARELGVGGEVICYVW, encoded by the coding sequence ATGGTAATGACCGATCCCATTGCAGACTTCTTGACCCGTATTCGTAATGCTAACATGGTAAACAAGGGTGTAGTTGAAGCTCCTGCATCCAAAGTTAAAAAAGCTATAGCCGATATCCTGAAACAAGAGGGCTATATCAAAGATTACGAAGTCATAGAAGACGGTAAACAGGGTATTGTGCGTGTATACATGAAGTATGCTGGCGACAAGCAAAAAGTTATCACTGGTATCAAAAAGATTTCTAAGCCAGGGTTGCGTGTATACGCCAGAAAAGATAATATACCTAAGGTATTAAGTGGTTTGGGTATAGCAATTATTTCCACTTCCAAAGGAATTATAACCGACAAGAAAGCCCGTGAACTAGGCGTAGGTGGAGAAGTTATCTGCTACGTTTGGTAA
- the rplF gene encoding 50S ribosomal protein L6 produces the protein MSRTGRKPITVPQGVEVKIDGNVVSVKGPKGQLESAMHQDMIIKMEDNVIVVERPSDNKQHKALHGTTRSLIANMVEGVSNGYQKNLELVGVGYRAQKQGNKLVLNMGYSHPVEMEAPAGIEIEVPAATKISVKGVDKQLVGEFAANIRAVREPEPYKGKGIKYENERIRRKAGKTGKK, from the coding sequence ATGTCTCGTACTGGTAGAAAACCCATTACGGTACCCCAGGGCGTTGAAGTTAAAATTGACGGTAACGTTGTTAGCGTAAAGGGTCCCAAAGGCCAATTGGAAAGCGCTATGCATCAAGATATGATTATCAAGATGGAAGACAACGTTATTGTGGTTGAACGTCCTTCAGATAATAAACAACACAAGGCATTGCACGGTACCACCAGATCACTGATTGCTAACATGGTTGAAGGTGTGAGCAACGGTTATCAAAAGAACCTGGAACTGGTTGGTGTAGGTTACCGTGCCCAAAAGCAAGGTAATAAGCTGGTGCTAAACATGGGTTATTCACACCCTGTAGAAATGGAAGCGCCTGCGGGTATTGAAATTGAAGTGCCTGCTGCTACTAAAATATCTGTTAAAGGTGTTGATAAGCAGCTGGTGGGTGAATTTGCTGCCAATATTCGTGCTGTTCGTGAGCCTGAGCCTTATAAGGGTAAAGGTATTAAGTATGAAAACGAAAGAATCCGCCGTAAGGCTGGTAAGACCGGTAAGAAGTAA
- the rplE gene encoding 50S ribosomal protein L5, producing MPRLKDKYNDEIVKAMMQKFGYKNVMEVPKLDKVVINVGLGEAIQNSKAIDAAVGDIMKITGQRPVVTKAKKSIAGFKLREGMSIGAKVTLRGERMWDFVDKVVSIALPRVRDFRGVSPTAFDGRGNYTLGVREQLIFPEIEYDKVDKVRGMDISFVTTAKTDEEARELLRLLGMPFKKAS from the coding sequence ATGCCAAGGCTTAAGGATAAATACAATGATGAAATCGTAAAAGCTATGATGCAAAAGTTTGGCTATAAAAATGTGATGGAAGTACCCAAACTAGACAAAGTTGTTATTAACGTAGGTCTGGGTGAAGCCATTCAAAATTCAAAAGCTATCGATGCTGCAGTTGGCGATATTATGAAAATCACAGGCCAGCGCCCTGTGGTTACTAAAGCGAAAAAATCCATTGCTGGTTTTAAATTAAGAGAAGGTATGAGCATTGGTGCTAAGGTAACTTTACGCGGTGAACGGATGTGGGACTTTGTTGACAAAGTTGTCAGCATTGCGCTACCACGCGTACGCGATTTTCGTGGCGTATCCCCAACAGCATTTGATGGTCGCGGCAACTATACACTAGGTGTCAGGGAACAACTAATTTTCCCTGAGATTGAGTACGATAAAGTTGATAAAGTACGCGGTATGGACATTAGTTTTGTGACAACAGCAAAAACTGATGAAGAAGCTCGCGAGCTATTAAGACTGTTAGGCATGCCATTTAAAAAGGCCAGCTAA
- a CDS encoding type Z 30S ribosomal protein S14 has translation MAKKAMINKANRRQRFKVREYNRCKLCGRPHAYMRKFGICRVCFRELAYKGEIPGVKKASW, from the coding sequence ATGGCTAAAAAAGCTATGATTAATAAAGCTAACCGTCGCCAGAGATTTAAAGTGCGGGAATATAATCGCTGCAAATTATGTGGTAGACCACATGCTTATATGAGAAAGTTTGGTATCTGCCGCGTTTGTTTCCGGGAATTAGCTTATAAAGGCGAAATTCCGGGCGTCAAAAAGGCAAGCTGGTAA
- the rplX gene encoding 50S ribosomal protein L24, producing the protein MPKVHVRKGDTVVVITGKDAGKKGKVLEVQPKTSRVVVEGVNVVKRHTRPTQANPQGGIIEKPAPIHSSNVMPFCSKCDKPVRVKKKIDGQKERICRQCGEVLG; encoded by the coding sequence ATGCCCAAAGTCCACGTACGCAAGGGAGATACAGTGGTAGTAATCACTGGCAAGGACGCTGGTAAAAAAGGTAAGGTTTTGGAAGTGCAACCCAAAACCAGTCGTGTGGTGGTTGAAGGTGTTAACGTTGTAAAACGTCACACTCGCCCAACACAAGCCAACCCTCAAGGGGGTATTATTGAAAAGCCTGCTCCTATCCATAGTTCTAATGTAATGCCGTTTTGCTCAAAGTGCGACAAACCAGTTCGTGTTAAGAAGAAAATTGACGGCCAAAAAGAACGTATTTGCAGACAATGTGGTGAAGTTCTAGGCTAA